One Solanum lycopersicum chromosome 2, SLM_r2.1 genomic region harbors:
- the LOC101251346 gene encoding ultraviolet-B receptor UVR8: MDIDEILGVSRPVSLTNKSAIYVWGYNQSGQTGRRGKERSLRIPKQLPPELFGCPAGGNSRWLDIACGREHTAAVASDGSLFTWGANEFGQLGDGTENARKHPKKVKQLQSEFVISVSCGAHCTVAIAEPRENDGSMSARRLWVWGQNQGSNYPRLFWGAFSPSTVIRQVSCGAVHVVALSEEGLLQAWGYNEYGQLGRGVTSEGLQGPCVINGYARFLDEAPELVKITQVSCGEYHTAAISEKGEVYTWGLGSVGQLGHCSLQSGDKELLPRRVVSLDGICIKEVACGGVHTCAVTAKGALYAWGGGQAGQLGVGPLNGFFSCKLNESEMMLRNIPVLVVPDGVQLVACGHSHTLTSAKDGRIHGWGYNCYGQAANEKSTYAWCPSPVDWCVGAVRKLAAGGGHSAVLTDACSLKELCEFRLAETVNPSNASVVEDVASRTGADALARLCERLREHYYNDDEFGL, from the exons ATGGATATTGATGAAATACTTGGGGTATCTCGGCCTGTGAGTTTGACAAACAAGAGTGCTATTTATGTTTGGGGTTACAATCAATCTGGGCAAACGGGTcggagagggaaagagaggaGTTTGAGGATCCCAAAACAGCTTCCTCCAGAGCTATTTGGATGCCCAGCTGGTGGGAATTCCCGTTGGTTGGATATTGCTTGTGGTCGTGAGCATACTGCTGCTGTGGCTTCTGATGGATCGCTTTTTACATGGG GAGCTAACGAATTTGGTCAGCTGGGTGACGGAACTGAAAATGCTAGGAAGCACCCCAAGAAAGTGAAACAATTGCAATCTGAATTTGTTATTAGTGTTTCATGTGGAGCACATTGTACTGTTGCCATTGCAGAACCACGTGAAAACGATGGTAGCATGTCAGCTCGGAGACTTTGGGTTTGGGGACAGAACCAG GGATCCAATTACCCACGACTCTTTTGGGGTGCCTTTTCTCCTTCTACG GTTATTCGCCAAGTTTCTTGTGGTGCTGTTCATGTTGTAGCTCTATCAGAAGAAGGGTTACTACAAGCTTGGG GCTATAATGAATATGGTCAGCTTGGCAGAGGTGTTACATCAGAAGGCCTTCAAGGCCCTTGTGTAATTAATGGATATGCTAGATTTCTTGATGAAGCCCCTGAACTTGTGAAGATTACCCAAGTGTCATGCGGGGAGTACCATACTGCAGCTATATCAGAGAAAGGCGAGGT CTATACGTGGGGATTGGGGAGCGTGGGACAACTTGGCCATTGTTCACTTCAGTCAGGTGACAAGGAACTTTTACCTAGGCGTGTAGTTTCCCTTGATGGCATATGTATTAAAGAAGTTGCCTGTGGTGGTGTTCACACCTGTGCTGTGACTGCGAAAGGGGCTCTTTATGCTTGGGGTGGAGGTCAGGCTGGGCAATTGGGAGTTGGGCCATTAAATGGATTCTTTTCCTGCAAGCTCAATGAATCTGAGATGATGCTCCGAAATATACCAGTGTTGGTTGTTCCAGATGGTGTGCAACTCGTTGCATGTGGTCATTCACACACACTTACTTCTGCTAAAGACGGACGAATACATGGATGGGGTTATAACTGCTATGGTCAAGCGGCTAATGAGAAGTCTACATATGCCTGGTGTCCATCACCAGTTGATTG GTGTGTTGGGGCAGTCCGAAAATTGGCTGCTGGTGGTGGACATTCAGCAGTGCTGACTGATGCATGCTCTCTAAAAGAGCTGTGTGAATTTAGGCTTGCAGAAACAGTGAATCCATCCAATGCTTCAGTGGTTGAGGATGTCGCCTCAAGAACAGGAGCTGATGCTTTAGCACGACTTTGTGAAAGATTGAG GGAGCATTACTACAATGATGATGAGTTTGGTCTGTGA
- the LOC101250465 gene encoding proline-rich receptor-like protein kinase PERK9, producing the protein MMNIRISWVWILVLFLGFTFHNLSTSQAENTRHRHHSTAVIEGTVFCDTCFQQHFSGASHFISGATVAVECADSVRRSSFYKEVKTNEHGKFSVDLPISVSKHVKKIKGCSVKLIKSSEPYCAVASTATSSSLHLKSRTQGTHIFSAGFFTFKPLNQPDLCSQKPSIQKSKKKLTDPQKSAISNPNDPTFYPPIQDPPAPGTLLPPLPRLPPLPLLPPLPDLPGLPISPVPKDSSKYYSQSETAAKPNFFNPIGGLPLPPNPLLPPPSILPPNPFLPPPSIIPPIIPSPPPSIFPPLFPSPPPSIFPPLIPSPPRSPPSLFPPLIPPFIPGLTPSPPPPPPSLFPPIIPGFPGVPPASTSSSLQKKNPSP; encoded by the exons ATGATGAATATCAGAATATCTTGGGTTTGGATTTTAGTCCTCTTTCTTGGTTTCACATTTCATAACCTTTCGACTTCACAGGCAGAGAATACTAGGCATAGGCATCACTCAACCGCAGTTATTGAGGGAACTGTTTTCTGTGATACCTGCTTCCAGCAACACTTCTCAGGGGCTAGTCACTTCATTTCAG GTGCTACTGTCGCTGTAGAATGTGCAGACTCGGTCAGAAGATCAAGTTTTTACAAGGAGGTGAAAACCAATGAGCATGGGAAATTCAGTGTAGACCTTCCTATTTCTGTAAGTAAACATGTCAAGAAAATCAAGGGATGTTCTGTGAAGCTGATCAAGAGCAGCGAGCCATATTGTGCTGTGGCGTCGACAGCAACTTCATCTTCCCTTCATCTCAAGTCAAGAACACAAGGGACTCACATCTTCTCTGCTGGTTTCTTCACTTTCAAGCCTCTCAACCAGCCAGATCTCTGTAGCCAAAAGCCAAGCATCCAAAagtcaaaaaagaaattaacagATCCTCAAAAGTCTGCTATTTCAAATCCCAATGATCCTACATTTTACCCTCCAATTCAAGATCCACCAGCGCCAGGTACTTTACTTCCACCTCTTCCTAGGCTACCTCCTTTACCATTGCTCCCTCCTTTGCCAGATCTTCCAGGACTTCCAATATCACCAGTGCCTAAAGACTCTAGCAAATACTACTCTCAATCAGAAACTGCAGCtaagccaaattttttcaatCCAATAGGAGGACTTCCCCTGCCTCCAAATCCACTTCTTCCACCACCTTCAATCCTTCCTCCAAACCCATTTCTACCTCCACCTTCTATTATTCCTCCTATCATCCCATCTCCTCCTCCTTCCATATTTCCTCCCTTATTCCCTTCTCCTCCACCTTCAATATTTCCTCCATTAATTCCTTCACCTCCACGTTCTCCACCTTCATTATTCCCTCCGCTTATCCCACCGTTCATACCTGGTTTAACTCCATCTCCCCCACCACCGCCCCCTTCACTCTTCCCACCAATCATACCTGGTTTTCCTGGTGTTCCTCCAGCTTCCACTTCTTCATCTCTACAAAAGAAGAACCCCTCTCCTTAG
- the LOC101251049 gene encoding uncharacterized protein: MLPLNLRKFLISSRFLHRLMATNCGKKFIRIDISSDTVCPWCFVGKKNLHKAIALTSDQYDFEIKWHPFLLNPSAPKEGINKKDYYRNKFGSRSEQMMSRMSEVFKGLGMEYNMSGLTGSSLDSHRLLYFAGQQGLDKQNNLAEELFLGYFTQGRYIGDREFLIEAARKVGVEGAADFLEDPNNGLKEVNEELQQHSSNISGVPHFVLNGKYQLSGGQPPESFIRAFQAASNVTA, from the exons ATGCTTCCATTGAATCTCCGAAAATTCCTAATTTCTTCGAG GTTCCTGCATCGATTAATGGCCACCAACTGTGGAAAGAAGTTTATCCGAATTGATATCAGTTCGGATACTGTGTGCCCCTGGTGCTTTGTGGGGAAAAAGAACCTTCATAAAGCTATAGCGTTAACCAGTGATCAGTATGATTTTGAG ATTAAGTGGCATCCGTTTCTTCTCAACCCTTCTGCACCTAAAGAAGGGATTAACAAGAAAGATTACTACAGAAATAAGTTTGGATCTCGCTCTGAACAAATGATGTCAAGAATGTCGGAG GTTTTTAAGGGCCTTGGGATGGAATACAACATGTCAGGACTTAC GGGAAGTAGTCTGGACAGCCACAGGCTACTATATTTCGCAGGACAACAGGGGCTTGACAAGCAAAATAATCTTGCTGAGGAGCTTTTTCTCGGCTATTTCACACAGGGAAGGTATATAGGTGACAG AGAATTTCTTATTGAAGCTGCAAGAAAAGTTGGTGTGGAAGGAGCAGCTGACTTCCTTGAAGATCCCAACAATGGGCTAAAGGAG GTGAATGAAGAGCTTCAGCAACACTCATCAAATATATCAGGCGTCCCACATTTTGTG CTAAATGGCAAGTACCAGTTGAGCGGTGGCCAACCTCCAGAGAGTTTCATACGAGCTTTTCAAGCTGCTTCAAATGTCACAGCATAG
- the LOC101250758 gene encoding E3 ubiquitin-protein ligase At3g02290: MGAVCCCLRDECEDFANPNSSIYRNCLCLRCFVQNFLHMYASLFHRGEQHAIASSTQGTTSLSSSASLDNSLSDMYRSPPRPLPYDADPRYFRLQRDGLVSRREKGSSHSHEETEPLRRSDIDDDSESLGMGNKWKESVCEEGSKEYNSKSLKFSTAKTTTEFTQICYSSEDEDVCPTCLEEYTEENPKIMTKCSHHFHLGCIYEWMERSDNCPVCGKVMLFNESP, encoded by the exons ATGGGTGCAGTTTGTTGCTGCTTGCGAGATGAATGTGAAGATTTTGCCAATCCAAACAGCTCAATATATAGGAACTGCTTATGCCTTCGATGTTTTGTTCAAAACTTCTTGCATATG TATGCATCATTGTTTCATAGAGGAGAACAACATGCCATTGCTTCATCCACTCAAGGTACAACATCTTTGAGCTCCTCAGCATCCCTTGATAACTCACTATCTGATATGTACCGCTCTCCTCCAAGACCACTTCCTTACGATGCTGATCCAAGATACTTCCGCTTGCAACGTGATGGGCTAGTCTCAAGAAGGGAGAAAGGCTCAAGTCATTCACATGAGGAAACTGAACCACTACGAAGAAgtgatattgatgatgattctGAATCTTTGGGTATGGGCAATAAATGGAAGGAGTCTGTATGTGAAGAAGGATCAAAAGAATATAATTCCAAGTCATTGAAATTCTCAACAGCTAAAACAACTACTGAGTTTACTCAAATTTGTTATTCTTCAGAAGATGAAGATGTCTGCCCGACATGTCTTGAAG AATATACTGAAGAAAACCcaaaaataatgacaaaatgCTCTCACCACTTCCACTTGGGTTGCATATATGAGTGGATGGAGAGAAGTGACAACTGTCCAGTATGCGGCAAG GTGATGCTATTCAACGAGTCGCCATGA